The sequence TACCTCATTccaaataatagaaatataaacgAAAACAAGGAAATAAAAGGTGGAGGTGATTGGCAAATTAAAATTTCCAAGACAAACATTGGCATATATCTCTTCCATGTTACTTAAAGTTATAAAAAGAGGCATTGGAAGAAATTTAGCCGTTGGAAATGAAACGGCCAATGATGCTAATTACAATGAGAATGAGACACAACACTCTCAATAATCAACTGGAcaagtttttattttactatACTACAAAACCTACACTGAAATCTAAGAAAAGTTACAAATattaaaaaccaaaaccaaattgcTTTGGTATCTTATGGCGCACGATGCGCAATCTCctaataaattaattcaaaagagttaaaaaaataataatattttcttgtctAAGTAAAGACAAATGTAAATATGATAACACATGTCCAAACGATCTTAGCCTGTGGTCCCACACCACGGTGTTAAGCTATGTCGGTCGCGCTCCTCGTCCCTCTCCATCATTCCACGGCCAAATACCCTTGAACATTCCGGTAACTCTCCGAGATCGGCGAAAAGTGACACATCTTCCTCTTGCATTGTCAATGTTGATGACATGTCAAAATCATTAACTTCGACTTGGGTCAAAATTGGACTTTCTAGTATGGTAGTAGAGTTACACTCAACTAAATCAGAAAACCATCCAAATTCAGCATTAATAAGTGATGATTCACCAAGATTGACAAATTTTTCGTCCGAATTGGGCTCCGATGGGCGTACTGCGAAATCGGTCGTGGCCTTTTGTTGCTCAAAGTGTAAAATCGGAATATCAGAAGtcgttattattgttgttgttgctggtgATGCGGTTAGTGATGCTATTGTTTTCGTCTTTGTCTTTGTGTTATTATTGGTGCATGATGTAGGGGTAATTGTACGATGGTTGTGTTGATTACTTCTAGAAGCCGGCCAAGGATGGTTATGTTCACAAGAATATGTCACTATCAACATGTTTGGGTCCGCACGGCTCCTTTCTACTTGTTTTCTTGCTGGACATCCTTTTGAACTACTGCATCTATAATATCCCCTGCAATTATCACAAAGAATCAATCAATTACAcatatacaataattaaagatCGAGCAGCTCCATACTCTAAAACTTTCGCTATACGCAGATTTAGGAAAGAGtcagaccacaagggtctattatatGCAGTCTATACCTTACTTTTCTGCAAGAGACTATTTTCACGACTTAAACATTTGAATTCTGACCTCCTTGTCACATATATGCAGTAATTCAGTCCTAAAAGCTTATCAAATTACGAGAAATTCCCAAAGGAtattaaaattgaatttaaattaaattaaccTGGGATAGGGAGAGCCTTTGATGGGCTTTTGTCCATATTTTCTCCATGCCCAAGAATCAGATGGGGGCATGCTTATCTCACCTTTCATTTTTGATCCTTCAACTTCTTTAATTGGCACTGACACCACTCT comes from Capsicum annuum cultivar UCD-10X-F1 chromosome 2, UCD10Xv1.1, whole genome shotgun sequence and encodes:
- the LOC107859184 gene encoding probable WRKY transcription factor 65 (The RefSeq protein has 2 substitutions compared to this genomic sequence) is translated as MEGRFNNFFVSEQDDSENSPENSSDSPRSAMFNDNKMITSTSSPKRSRRSIEKRVVSVPIKEVEGSKMKGEISMPPSDSWAWRKYGQKPIKGSPYPRGYYRCSSSKGCPARKQVERSRADPNMLIVTYSCEHNHPWPASRSNQHNHRTITPTSCTNNNTKTKTKTIASLTASPATTTIITTSDIPVLHFEQEKATTDFAVRPSEPNSDEKFVNLGESSLINAEFGWFSDLVECNSTTILESPILTQVEVNDFDMSSTLTMQEEDVSLFADLGELPECSRVFGRGMMERDEERDRHSLTPWCGTTG
- the LOC107859184 gene encoding probable WRKY transcription factor 65 isoform X1; translation: MEGRFNNFFVSEQDDSENSPENSSDSPRSAMFNDNKMITSTSSPKRRRSIEKRVVSVPIKEVEGSKMKGEISMPPSDSWAWRKYGQKPIKGSPYPRGYYRCSSSKGCPARKQVERSRADPNMLIVTYSCEHNHPWPASRSNQHNHRTITPTSCTNNNTKTKTKTIASLTASPATTTIITTSDIPILHFEQQKATTDFAVRPSEPNSDEKFVNLGESSLINAEFGWFSDLVECNSTTILESPILTQVEVNDFDMSSTLTMQEEDVSLFADLGELPECSRVFGRGMMERDEERDRHSLTPWCGTTG